DNA from Arthrobacter sp. FW305-BF8:
CGGATTCCGTTCGAGGAGCCGAATACCTCGGAAACCGAGACAGAGTACCGGCGCGAGATCGAGGGCTGCCTGGACCAGTTCCGGCAGATCGAGGGCGTGCCGGTGGTTTCACAGCTGCGATCCGCCGGCTCGTTCGGCCTCGCCGGGCCGCGCGGACTCGTCGATGACGTGGCGAGGGGAGTGGTGCTCCAGCTCGTGGGCCTGCATTCACCGGCGGAAGTAGCTGTTGCCGCCATCACCTCGGCCCGGTCCCGGGAACGCTGGAACTGGCTGCAGTGGCTGCCGCACGTCGGCTCGAGCCACAGCCCGGTCAGCGGCGACCACCTGGCTGCCGGCTCGGCAGGCGGCACCAGCCTGCTGTCCCGGCTCGAGGACCTCGTGGAACTCCGGGAAACTGCTATGCGTTCGCACGGCCCAGCGCAGGGTCCCGCGCACCGCCCGGGCATCCCCGACGAAACCGCGGATGTTCCGGCGCCGGTGCTGCCGTCGGTCCTAGTCATCGTCGAGGACGACGCGCCGGTGGACCGCGGCCGGCTGACCCGGCTCGTGGAGCGCGGACCCGATACCGGGGTCCACGTCCTCTGGGTGGCCGCCGGCGTCGAATCCCTTCCGGCCGCCTGCCGTGACTTTCTTGCGGTGGACGGCGAGCACGGGAACACCACCGGCCAGGTCCGGCTGGGACGCCACACCTACCCCGTGAGCTGTGAAAGCCTCGACGCCGAACTGGCAGGCCAGCTGGCCCGCATGCTCTCGCCCGTGGTCGACGCCGGTAAACCGTTGGAGGACGACTCGAACCTGCCCCGCGCCGTCTCTTACGCGACTCTCATCGGCAAGGACTTCCTGGAAAATCCGCAGGCCGTGGCGGAACGCTGGCAGGAGAACAACTCCGTCCGCTCCACCGCCGTCGCCAACCGCAAGGACAACGGCTCGCTGCGTGCCCTGGTGGGTTCCAAGGGTGTGGAACCTCTCCACCTGGACCTCAAGAACGAGGGGCCGCACGCGCTGGTGGGCGGCACCACCGGCGCCGGCAAGTCCGAGTTCCTGCAGTCGTGGGTGATGGGCATGGCTACCGCGTACAGCCCGGACCGCGTCAGCTTCCTGTTTGTGGACTACAAGGGCGGCGCCGCTTTTGCCGACTGCGTCCACCTGCCGCACACCGTGGGCCTGGTCACCGACCTCTCGCCGCACCTGGTGCGCCGCGCACTGACGTCCCTGCGGGCTGAGCTCCACTACCGGGAACACCTGCTCAACAGGAAAAAAGCCAAGGACCTGCTCTCGCTCCAGCGCGAGGCGGATCCCGAGGCCCCGCCCTACCTGGTGATCGTGGTGGACGAATTCGCTGCTCTGGCCACCGAGGTGCCCGAGTTCGTGGACGGAGTCGTCGACATCGCCGCCCGCGGCCGGTCCCTCGGGCTGCACCTGATCCTCGCCACCCAGCGCCCCGCCGGCGTCATCAAGGAAAGCCTGCGCGCCAACACGAACCTTCGGGTGGCGCTGCGAATGGCCGACGAGGACGACGCGACGGACATCTTGGGCGTGCCGGACGCCGCCTACTTCGACCCCTCCATCCCGGGCCGCGGCGCGGCGAAGACCGGTCCGGGCCGCATCCAGGGTTTTCAGACCGGCTACGCCGGCGGCTGGACCACCGAACGCCCGCAGCGTCCGCAGATCGACATCGTGGAAATGGCCTTCGGGTCCGGTCCTGCCTGGGAAACACCGGCCGCCGACACTGCAGTGCAGGACGAACCGGCCGGGCCCAACGACATCGCCAGGATGACCGCCAACGTCATCGCCGCGGCGGACCTGCTGGCCATCGAACCGCCGCGGAAGCCGTGGCTGAACGAACTGGCCACCACCTACGACTTCTCGCTGCTGCCGAACCCGCGCACCGACGAACGGCTCCTGCTGGGCGTGGCGGACGACCCCGCCCGCCAGGACCAGCCCACCGTCTTCTACGAACCGGACAAAGACGGCAACATGGCCATCTACGGCACGGGCGGTTCAGGCAAGTCCGCGGCCCTGCGGGGCATCGCCATCGCCGCTGCCGTCACGCCCCGCGGCGGCCCCGTCCACGTTTACGGAATTGACTGCGGCTCCGCCGGGCTCAAAATGCTCGAAGAACTCCCGCACGTGGGCGGGATCATTGACGGCGACGACGTCGAACGCGTGGGCAGGCTGCTGCGCTGGCTCAGCGACCTCGCCGAGGACCGGGCGAACCGTTTCGCTGAGGTCCGGGCCTCCACCATCGGGGAGTACCGCACGCTTGCCGGCCTGCCGGACGAAAAGCGCATCTTCGTGCTGGTCGACGGCATGTCGGCCTTCCGCGAGGCCTATGAGTACAGCAAGCTCTCCGGTCTCTGGGACCTCTTCCTGCAGTTGGCCACCGACGGCCGTCCCCTGGGCATCCACCTCGTTGTTACCGGTGACCGCCCCAACTCCGTCCCGGCGTCGTTGCTTGCCTCCATCCAGCGGAGGCTGGTACTCCGGCTGTCCGCCGAGGACGACTACCTCACCATGGACGTGCCTAAGGACGTCCTGGGCAAGGCTTCGCCTCCCGGGCGCGGGCTGCTGGGCGGTCACGAGGTGCAGCTCGCCGTCCTGGGCGGCAACTCCAACCTGGCCCTGCAGGCGCGCGAAGTCCACAAACTAAGCGAGGCCATGCTCCGCCAGGGCGTGGAGAGGGCCCCGCGGATTGAACGGCTGCCCGAGCAGATCGACCTGGACATCCTGCCTGCCGGCCTGCCGGACCTTCCGGTGGTCGGCGTGGACGACGAAACGCTGCAGCCCGCCACACTCATGGCCAAGGGCCCGTTGCTGCTGTCCGGCCCGCCCGGCGCCGGCCGGACCGTTGCCCTGGTGACCCTGGCCTACGCGCTGCGCCGGTCCAACCCCGGCACCGAACTGGTGTACCTTGCCGCCAGGAAGTCCGCCGTGGCGTCCCTGCCCGTGTGGGACCGCTCGCTGGTGGGGGCCGACGACGTCGAGGAGGCGGTGGCAGCGCTCACGGACCACGCATCGGCCAACCCGGGCAAGGTTGCCATCTTCATCGAGGGTCTCACGGAGTTCACGGGAACCCTGGCCGAGTCAGGCATCGAAAGGCTCGTCGCGGCGTCCATCAAAGCCGACCAGTGGGTCGTGGGGGAATCCGAAACATCCACCTGGTCCTCAGCTTGGTCGCTGGCGCAGCCGTTCAAGTCGGGCAGGAGGGGACTGCTGATTAACCCCGGCGACATCGACGGCGACAGCCTCCTCAACACGTCACTCGGACGCGTCGGCGGCGGCTTCATTCCGGGCCGCGGCTACATCATCGGCAGGGGCAAGGTGCGCAAGCTCCAGATCGCGCTGCCGCCGGAAAACCGGCAGTAGTTGAGTATTGGTTAATTTGGTGCGCCGCGGGGGACTGTAGGAAGATACCCGGGACAAAACTCGGCGGGGGAGGGTCCCGCGCGGCTGCAAAGGTTACCCCATGATCCGTCTTCCTCTTCTGCGCGGCGCGCTAGTGCCCGGAACTGCCGCTGCCATGCTGGCTTTCACGGTGATGACCGGGGCCGCCGGAGCTGCCCAGGCAGCCTGTTTGCCGGAGGGACCGTGCCAGGAGTCGCCCGCGCCTGTGACTCCGCCGTCGTCCGGTTCCCCGGCGCCGACGACGGCGGCGCCCGTTCCGACGAATGCCCCTGCGCCGCCGCCGGCCCAGAAGGCGCCGGTCGCACCGGCTCCGGCGCCCGCGCAGCCGGTGCGACCGGCTGCGCCTGCGGCGCCGGTGCAGCCCGTGGCACCCGCGATGCGCATGGCTCCTGGACCCGTCACACCCGTGCCTGCTCCCGCCGCCGTCCCGGCAGCGAATGCCGGGGTTGTGGCCGCGGTGCCCGCTGCAACACGGCCCGTGACCACCCCCTCTGCCAGCCCGGGCCCGTCGTCGTCCGAGTCTTCTGCGTCGTCCGTGTCTTCTGCGCCGTCTGTGTCTTCTGCAGAGTCCAGCTGGACCAAACCGATCGCCACCCCCGCCGCCAGCCAGGCCGCCGCCGTCGTAGTCGCGGACAAGGGGTCCGGCCTCGGCATCTTCGGCCTGTTCGCCGTCATGGGCGGCGTGCTACTGGTGGGCCTGGGCGGACTGGCCTTCGCCCTGTGGAGCCGGAACCGCCCCGGTCACTGGTAAAGGCTTTCGCCGGCGCCGGTTTAGATTGGCACCCGGCATACCCGGCATACCCGTCATACCCGGCATCCCCGTCACGGGAGGCCCGGCACGTCCGGCATCCCGTCACGGGAGGCCCGCGGCCTCGGCAAAATGTCGGGGCTGTAAGGCAAGATAGGTCTGTGAGCACACCATCAGGCCCCACAGAGCAGATATCCAGCACAGAGCAGACCTCCAGCACAGACAGCGCAGCCACCGCAACTGACCAGCTTGAGCCGGGAGCCACTCCCTCTGAGTCGGTACGGGATGAGTACCAGAACCTGGCGGACCTCGTCCGGAAGTACCGGTTCGCGTACTACCAGGAGGACGAGCCGCTCGTTTCGGATGCCGAGTTCGATGCTCTCTTTCGCCGGCTGGAGGAACTCGAGGCGCTGCATCCGGAGCTCGTTTCCAATGATTCGCCCACCCAGGAGGTTGGCGGGGAAGTGTCCGCGGCGTTTGCCGCCGTCGAACACCTCCAGCGCATGTACAGCCTCGAGGACGTGTTCTCCCTTGAGGAACTCCAGGCCTGGATCGCCAAGGCGGAGGCCGGGGTGGCCAAGTCCGGGAATCCGGAGGCTGCCTGGCTGACCGAGCTGAAAATAGACGGCCTCGCCGTGAACCTGCTCTACCGGGACGGCAAGCTGGTCCGCGCGGCCACCCGCGGCGACGGCACCACCGGCGAGGACATCACGCACAACGTGCTCACCATCAAGGAGATCCCGCAGCAGCTCAGCGGCAGCGGTTTTCCCGCCGAAATGGAAATCCGCGGCGAGGTGTTCATCCCGTCCAAGGCGTTCGCCGAATTTAATGAGGCACTGATTGAAGCGGGCAAGGCGCCGCTGGCCAACCCGCGGAATGCCGCGGCCGGTTCGCTCCGCCAGAAAGACCCGGCAGAAACCGCCAAGCGCCCGCTCCAGATGTTCGTCCACGGCATCGGCGCGCGCGAGGGCCTCCAGGCCGCCAGCCAGTCTGAGACCTACCGGCTACTGGCGGACTGGGGGCTGCCGGTCAGTCCGTACTTCGAGGTTCTCGGGAGCCCGGCAGAGGTGCTGAAGTTCATCGAGAACTATGGGGACAAACGGCACAGCCTGCTCCACGAGATCGATGGCATCGTGGTAAAGATCGACGACTTCGCCACCCAGCGCGCCCTGGGCTACACCACGCGGGTTCCGCGCTGGGCCGTCGCCTACAAGTACCCGCCCGAGGAAGTGCACACCAAGCTGCTGGACATTGCCGTGAACGTCGGGCGCACCGGCCGGGTTACGCCGTTCGGAATCATGGAACCGGTCAAGGTGGCGGGCTCCACCGTGGGAATGGCGACCCTGCATAACCAGGACGTGGTCAAGGCCAAGGGCGTCAAGATCGGCGACATTGTGGTGCTCCGCAAAGCCGGCGACGTCATTCCGGAGATCGTCGGCCCGGTGCTGGCGCTGCGGGACCAGCAGGACCCGCCGGTGCGTGACTTCGTCATGCCCACGGAATGCCCGTCCTGCGGCACGCCGCTGGCGCCCGGGAAGGAAGGCGACGTGGACATCCGCTGCCCCAACGCCAAGTCCTGCCCGTCGCAGCTGCGTGAGCGCGTGTTCCACGTTGCCAGCCGGGGAGCATTCGACATCGAAGCGCTCGGCTGGGAGGCGGCGATCGCGCTGACCCAGCCGACGGAGCCTGAGGTCCCGCCGCTGGTCAGCGAGGCGGCCCTTTTTGACCTGACGCCGGAGGACCTTGAACCGGTGAAGATCCGGCGCGAGAAGCGGTCCAAGGGCGTTCCCACCGGAGAGTTCGAGCTGGTGCCGTACTTCTACAGCAAGGGCACGGCCAAGACGCCGTCCAAGCCCACGGCCACCACCGGGAAGCTCTTCACTGAACTCGAAAAGGCCAAGACCCAGCCTTTGTGGCGCGTTCTGGTGGCGCTGTCCATCCGGCACGTCGGCCCCCGCGCATCGCGCGCGCTGGCCAACCATTTCGGCACCATGGACGCCATCCGGCAGGCCTCCGAGGAAGAGCTCGCGGGTGTGGATGGGGTCGGCCCCACCATCGCCGCGGCCCTCAAGGAATGGTTCGCCGAGGACTGGCACATTGAAATCATCGACCGCTGGGCGGCAGCCGGGGTCCGGATGAAGGACGAACGTGACGAGTCCACGCCGCGCACCCTCGAGGGGCTGACCGTGGTGGTCACCGGGACCCTGGAAGGCTTCAGTCGCGACGAGGCCAAGGAGGCCATCCTGGTCCGCGGCGGCAAGGCAGCAGGGTCGGTGTCGAAGAAGACCAGCTATCTGGTGGCCGGCGACAACGCCGGCACCAAGCGGGACAAGGCCGAGCAGTTGGGTGTGCCCGTCCTGGACGAGGACGGTTTCCGGGAACTGCTGGCCAACGGGCCCGCCATGACTGACGGGGATGGCGCTGCTGCTGAAGCCGAAGCCGAAGATCCTGAGGCAACCCCTGCCCCGAGCGAAGAGGATTCCGAATGACGCTCGATACCGCAAGCCCGTTGGACGTACCCGGGCTCCTCGCCGTGGCCAAGGCCGCCGCGGCTGCCGGTGCCATGGTGCTTGGCGAACGAAGCAACGGCGCCCTGGACTCGGGGACGGTGGCCAACAAGGGCGAGGCCGGCGACTGGGTCACCGCCTTCGATGTTGCTGCCGAGGAAGCGGTGCGCACGGCAATCCGCAGCGCGCGCCCGGGCGACGCGATCACCGGCGAGGAGCACGGGACAACACGCCCCGAGCAGCCGACCGGGCTGCGGTGGTCCATCGATCCGCTCGACGGCACCACCAACTTCATCCGCAACATCGTCTACTACGCCACCTCAGTGGCGGTTGCCGATTCCGACGGCGTGTGGCTCGCCGGCGTCGTGCATGCCCCCGCGCTGGGCCGCGTGTACTACGCATCCAGGGGCCAGGGCGCCTGGCTGGAGCAGGACGGGAAGCGGGTCCAGCTCACTGGCCCGGTTCCCGGCCGCACCGGCCAGATCCTGTCCACAGGCTTCAGCTATGACCCAGAGGTGCGCGCGGAGCAGTTCGCGGCGCTCGGCAGCGTCGTGGACGGCTTCGCCGATGTCCGGCGGCTCGGCTCCGCCGCGTTGGATCTCTGCATGGTCGCGGACGGAACGGTCGATGCCTTCGGCGAGCGGGGCCTGAACGAGCACGACTTTGCCGCAGGCGCGCTGGTGGCCGAGGAAGCCGGCTGCTGGGTGCGGCGCCCCCGGCTCACCAGCCCGCTTGAAGGCGGGCCCTCCGCCGAGGAACGGCTGTCCGCCTGGACGTGCGCGGGGACCCTCGAGATGTCCGGCAGGTTCCCGCTGTAGGTCGCATCCGCCGCTGCCCGGGCCGAATGCAGCCCGGGGGTTCACATCCGCGGCGGGGTCAGGTTGTAGCGCGCAATGATGTCCGGCAGCCAGGGCGCTTCGGCGAAGCGGAGGCCGAAGTGGGCCGCGAGTTTCTCGACCGTCTCGGGGTCCGGCAGTCCGGCCTCGATGTGGTTGGCAACGCCCCAGAAGAAGTGCTCAAATCCTGCCGGGCTGATCACCTCAATCATGCGGGCGGGCACCTTTCCGGCGTTCCACATGGTGTGAAGTTCATTCCGTGGCTTCGTGATGTACCCGCCCGCGCCCAGGACTGCCTCGCGGTCTCCGGACCGGAACCCTATCTCGCCCTCGATGACGATCGAGTATTCGTCTTCGCGGGTGTGGATGTGCGGGGGCACCAGGGCGCCGACTGGGAACGGGTGCTCCACAATGGACAGTTGCTGGTTGGTGTCCTCGCCAAAGAGCTTGAACACTATGCCGATGCCGCCGAGCGTTGCTTCCCTGCCTTGTCCGGGCTGCACGACGGTAAGTCGCGGAGCCGCGTCTTCGTTCATGGGCTCATCCCTTCTTTCCGACAATGGTGTTGAATATCTGGTGCAGGAAGTATGGTCCCGCCGGCACTGCGGGTCTACACCCAAAACAAAGCAGTGGATCCTGCGTGCGTCAACGCGGACCTGATAGATCAGTCACGGAAACAGCTGTTTCGCAGGGCGCATCGGCTGGACGGCACTACCATTGACGGGTGCAGCCGCAGATCACCGTCCGTCCCGCCGTCCCCGCCGACTTTGCGGCCATCGCCCGCATCACCAGGGACGCTTACCTGGCGGCCGGCTACTTCGACGACGCGGATCACCCGTACATGAAGCAGATCCAGGACGTGGCCGCCCGAGCGGAGAAAGCCACCATCTGGGTGGCGGAGCGCGCCGGCACGATCGTTGGTTCGGTAACGCTGGCGCTGGCCGGTGAGAAGTATGCCGATATCGCGCTGGACGACGAGCTTGAGTTTCGCATGCTGGTGGTGGATCCGGCCGTGCAGCGCAGCGGCGCCGGCTTAGCTATGGTCGAAGCGATTATTGCGCACGCCAGATCGCTGGACGGGATCCGTGCCGTGGCACTGACCACCGGCGGGGACTGGGAAAGCGCCCACGGGCTGTACCGGAAGACAGGCTTCCGCCGGGTGTCCGAGCGCGACTGGTATGTGCCCGGCACCGACATAAAGCTGCTGGTTTTCAGGCTGGACGTCCAGCCCGCCTAGAGTGGAGCCGACTTAAAACCCCTAGTGAAAGGCGCAGCAGCATGCGCAAGACGTTCGGCACCGGCTCGGTCTGGGAACAGAAGCTCGGCTACTCCCGCGCGGTCCAGGTGGACAACACGCTCTACATCTCTGCCACCTCTGCCAGCGGCGAGAACGGCATCGTCGGCAGCGACTTCTACGAGCAGACCCGGTTCATCCTGCAGAAGCTGGAAACCGTTCTGGCCGACGCCGGATTCGCGCTCGCCGACGTGGTGCAGTCCAAGCTGTACCTGACGGATATCAGCAAGTGGGAGGATGCCGGCCGTGCGCACGGCGAGGTCTTCGGCGAGATCCGTCCCACGCTGTCTTTGGTCCACGTGCTGCCGTTCCTGGACTCGGAAATGCTCGTGGAGATCGAGCTCGTCGCGCAGAAGAGCGCCAGCTAGAACTTCCCCGCCTGCAGCGCGAACTGGCAGCAGACGCCCTCAAATCCCGGTTTTGAGGGCGTTACCTGCCAGTTCGCGCTTTTGTTTTCCCGACGCCGGTCCTAGGCCATATGCCTGTCTCGCCCGCCGCCAAATTGTCAGTGGGGCGTGAAAGGCTTCGGGTATGGAAAGCGGTGCAGCTGTGGAGACGGTGGAGGCCATCGACGCCTCGGTCTCTGCGCTGGCTGCCTTTGTTCGCCGCGCGACGGGAAACGCGGTCCCCGGGACAGACGGTGTGGCTCTCACGGGTGATCCGGACAGCGCAGGTGTTGATCCGTTGCGGGACCAGGCTGACGCCCACCTGGACGGCCTGGCTGAGCTGGCCAAAGTCGAGGCTCAGCTCGCGGCGTTGAAGGTGCAACTCGTCGCCGGGTACGCCAAGGTCGAGAAGGCCTTGGCGTCGCCGGCCGAGTCCCCGCAGGACCGCACCGTCAGGGAGATGGCTGTGACCTCGGAGATCGCGTGTGTCCTGACCATCAGCGAACGCGCCGCCAGTGCACTGCTGTGCGACGCGCTTGAACTGACCACCGTCCGGCCGCTGACGCTGTCCGCGCTGCAGGCAGGGGCCCTGTCGTGGCAGCACGCCCGGATCATGGTCGACGAGACCGCGAATCTCGATCCTGCCGGGGCTGCGGCGCTGGAGGCACACTTCCTGGACCCGGACGCGCCGGAGGGGGCCCGCGGCATCCCGGCAGGGGAGCTTGTCCCGTGCCGGTTCCGGACGAAGGTGCGTACCTGGCGGGAGCGGCACCACCCGGTCAGCATCGAAAAACGCCATGCCCGCAGTACGGCGGACCGGCGGGTGGAGTACGCCCCGGACCGTGACGGGATGGCCTGGTTCTCGGCCTATCTGCCCGCGGACCAGGCGGCTGGCATCTGGGACCGCACCACCGGCGCGGCGCGGGCCATGCAGGGACCGGACGAGGCTAGGACCCTCACCCAGCTCCGCGCCGACGTCACCTCAGCCTGGCTCCTCACCGCAGGCCTCGAACAGCTACCATCCGCCATCCCGGACGCAGCCGGTGAAGGCGCTGCGGACGGCAGGTTCCCCGGCAGGGATTCGGCCGGTTTGCTTCCTGCCGGTGGTGTGCCCTCGCCCTTGGCCCAGGTTCTGGTCACCGTTCCGGTGCTTTCCCTGCTCGGCGTGACCGAGGAACCTGCCATGCTCGACGGGTATGGGCCGATCCCGCCGTCAATGGCCCGTGCACTAGTCGCCGATGGGGCGACTTCGTTCCGAAGGGTGCTGATAGACCCCCGCGACGGCGCACCGTTGGAGATCGGACGGACCAGCTACCGCATCCCCAAACCACTGCGGCAGTGGCTCCGGCTTCGGGATGCCAAATGCACGTTCCCCAGCTGCAACAACCATTCCCTGGACAACGAGGCCGACCATCTCCTTGCCTGGGCCCGCGGCGGACCCACCGGGATCAGCAACCTGGCCCAACCATGCCCCAAACACCACAGGCTCAAACACAACTCTGCCTGGACACCCACTGCCGCCAGCGCCAAGGATCCACCGGGATGGACCTCACCCACGGGCCGGTACTATCCCAGCGAGCAACCCGACTGGGAACCACCACATTTGCCACCACAAATCCAATCTATGCTCAAGGCGCTTGACCCCGGCGTGCCCGAACACCCCCGTGTGCCCGGAACCACCGACTTGGCCGAAAGCTCCGCTCCTCCCGAGACTGCGCCGGGGACAGCAAGGGAAGCAGCCTAAAAGGCGAGCTGGTACTACGCGAACTGGCAGCAGATGCCGTCAAATCCCGGTTTTGAGAGCATTACATGCCAGTTCGCGCTGTTTGGAGGGCTACTGCGGGGGGAGGCCGTAACGGTGTTCGGGCCGCCCGGTGGTGCCGTAGCGGAGCTGGATCTCGACGGCGCCATCATCCGCGAGCGAGGACAGGTACCGCTGCGCGGTGGCCCGGGACACGCCAACCCGCCGGGCGACGTCGGCCGCCGAGTACTGCTCGCCGGGCACCAGTGATTCCAGCACAGCAGCCTCCGTCGCGGATCTCGGCTTGGCCGACGGTGAGACGTCACCGGGAATGAGCGCCCGCTTCGCCCGCTCCACGGTGTCCTGGTCCAGGGAACCGGGCTGGCCGAGGATCCGCCGGTACCGGGCATACGAGCGCAGTTGCTGCGACAGGGATTCGGCCGTGAAGGGCTTGAGCAGGTACCCGAGGGCGCCGCGCCGGAACGCAGTCCGCAGCGACGCCGCATCCGACGCCGCACTGAGAATCATCGTGTCCACGTCCAACTGATGCAGGAGGTCAAGGCCCGAGGCGTCCGGCAGGTACACGTCCAGCAGCACGAGGTCCGGGCGCAGGCTGTGGATGGACTGCAGCGCCAGCGACGCCGAACCCGCCGGGGGCAGCGCCAGGAACCCGGCCACGGAGTCCACATAGGCGGCGTGGAGCTTGGCGACGTGGAAGTCGTCATCCACGATCAGCACCCTGAAATCCTCAGACATCCTCGTCCTTCCGTCCGGTATTCATCGTCCTTGCACGCCCATCAGTCTTTGCGCGCCGTGGTGGTGCCCGGCAGCGTGGCCATGAACACCGCACCGGGTCCACCACGGTTCCCGGGTTCGAGCACTGTAACG
Protein-coding regions in this window:
- a CDS encoding GNAT family N-acetyltransferase → MQPQITVRPAVPADFAAIARITRDAYLAAGYFDDADHPYMKQIQDVAARAEKATIWVAERAGTIVGSVTLALAGEKYADIALDDELEFRMLVVDPAVQRSGAGLAMVEAIIAHARSLDGIRAVALTTGGDWESAHGLYRKTGFRRVSERDWYVPGTDIKLLVFRLDVQPA
- a CDS encoding RidA family protein produces the protein MRKTFGTGSVWEQKLGYSRAVQVDNTLYISATSASGENGIVGSDFYEQTRFILQKLETVLADAGFALADVVQSKLYLTDISKWEDAGRAHGEVFGEIRPTLSLVHVLPFLDSEMLVEIELVAQKSAS
- a CDS encoding HNH endonuclease signature motif containing protein, producing MESGAAVETVEAIDASVSALAAFVRRATGNAVPGTDGVALTGDPDSAGVDPLRDQADAHLDGLAELAKVEAQLAALKVQLVAGYAKVEKALASPAESPQDRTVREMAVTSEIACVLTISERAASALLCDALELTTVRPLTLSALQAGALSWQHARIMVDETANLDPAGAAALEAHFLDPDAPEGARGIPAGELVPCRFRTKVRTWRERHHPVSIEKRHARSTADRRVEYAPDRDGMAWFSAYLPADQAAGIWDRTTGAARAMQGPDEARTLTQLRADVTSAWLLTAGLEQLPSAIPDAAGEGAADGRFPGRDSAGLLPAGGVPSPLAQVLVTVPVLSLLGVTEEPAMLDGYGPIPPSMARALVADGATSFRRVLIDPRDGAPLEIGRTSYRIPKPLRQWLRLRDAKCTFPSCNNHSLDNEADHLLAWARGGPTGISNLAQPCPKHHRLKHNSAWTPTAASAKDPPGWTSPTGRYYPSEQPDWEPPHLPPQIQSMLKALDPGVPEHPRVPGTTDLAESSAPPETAPGTAREAA
- a CDS encoding cupin domain-containing protein is translated as MNEDAAPRLTVVQPGQGREATLGGIGIVFKLFGEDTNQQLSIVEHPFPVGALVPPHIHTREDEYSIVIEGEIGFRSGDREAVLGAGGYITKPRNELHTMWNAGKVPARMIEVISPAGFEHFFWGVANHIEAGLPDPETVEKLAAHFGLRFAEAPWLPDIIARYNLTPPRM
- the ligA gene encoding NAD-dependent DNA ligase LigA, giving the protein MSTPSGPTEQISSTEQTSSTDSAATATDQLEPGATPSESVRDEYQNLADLVRKYRFAYYQEDEPLVSDAEFDALFRRLEELEALHPELVSNDSPTQEVGGEVSAAFAAVEHLQRMYSLEDVFSLEELQAWIAKAEAGVAKSGNPEAAWLTELKIDGLAVNLLYRDGKLVRAATRGDGTTGEDITHNVLTIKEIPQQLSGSGFPAEMEIRGEVFIPSKAFAEFNEALIEAGKAPLANPRNAAAGSLRQKDPAETAKRPLQMFVHGIGAREGLQAASQSETYRLLADWGLPVSPYFEVLGSPAEVLKFIENYGDKRHSLLHEIDGIVVKIDDFATQRALGYTTRVPRWAVAYKYPPEEVHTKLLDIAVNVGRTGRVTPFGIMEPVKVAGSTVGMATLHNQDVVKAKGVKIGDIVVLRKAGDVIPEIVGPVLALRDQQDPPVRDFVMPTECPSCGTPLAPGKEGDVDIRCPNAKSCPSQLRERVFHVASRGAFDIEALGWEAAIALTQPTEPEVPPLVSEAALFDLTPEDLEPVKIRREKRSKGVPTGEFELVPYFYSKGTAKTPSKPTATTGKLFTELEKAKTQPLWRVLVALSIRHVGPRASRALANHFGTMDAIRQASEEELAGVDGVGPTIAAALKEWFAEDWHIEIIDRWAAAGVRMKDERDESTPRTLEGLTVVVTGTLEGFSRDEAKEAILVRGGKAAGSVSKKTSYLVAGDNAGTKRDKAEQLGVPVLDEDGFRELLANGPAMTDGDGAAAEAEAEDPEATPAPSEEDSE
- a CDS encoding FtsK/SpoIIIE domain-containing protein; translated protein: MRIRLTLRRDPAEAKDLAVTVDGRATVADIATELWTADPARRQQPAPPNLSLRIDEAFVAGGMRGIVLDRTDNLLESGLRPGSVVSLTQVSDQFGNPNDAGPAADRGPAAATLRIVSGPDVGREFSLPSGTSYIGRDRDVDVRLSDPLTSKRHARITVGESIEIVDTNSANGLQMDGLPVTRATLNSSDTVTLGDTELTVVPLARSGAAAPTSPLVDFNRSPRVIPRFAPAKRVPPAGPKRQEHHPFPYIMLIAPLMMGAVLFTVTQSMTSVLFMLMMPLFLVGHYVDQRLRSQRERKEQLKQFRAAMAAFRQDTTELQRVERAVRLQEAPSVSDTVDSIYKLGPLLWTHRPEHSGFLALRFGLGTVPSRIPFEEPNTSETETEYRREIEGCLDQFRQIEGVPVVSQLRSAGSFGLAGPRGLVDDVARGVVLQLVGLHSPAEVAVAAITSARSRERWNWLQWLPHVGSSHSPVSGDHLAAGSAGGTSLLSRLEDLVELRETAMRSHGPAQGPAHRPGIPDETADVPAPVLPSVLVIVEDDAPVDRGRLTRLVERGPDTGVHVLWVAAGVESLPAACRDFLAVDGEHGNTTGQVRLGRHTYPVSCESLDAELAGQLARMLSPVVDAGKPLEDDSNLPRAVSYATLIGKDFLENPQAVAERWQENNSVRSTAVANRKDNGSLRALVGSKGVEPLHLDLKNEGPHALVGGTTGAGKSEFLQSWVMGMATAYSPDRVSFLFVDYKGGAAFADCVHLPHTVGLVTDLSPHLVRRALTSLRAELHYREHLLNRKKAKDLLSLQREADPEAPPYLVIVVDEFAALATEVPEFVDGVVDIAARGRSLGLHLILATQRPAGVIKESLRANTNLRVALRMADEDDATDILGVPDAAYFDPSIPGRGAAKTGPGRIQGFQTGYAGGWTTERPQRPQIDIVEMAFGSGPAWETPAADTAVQDEPAGPNDIARMTANVIAAADLLAIEPPRKPWLNELATTYDFSLLPNPRTDERLLLGVADDPARQDQPTVFYEPDKDGNMAIYGTGGSGKSAALRGIAIAAAVTPRGGPVHVYGIDCGSAGLKMLEELPHVGGIIDGDDVERVGRLLRWLSDLAEDRANRFAEVRASTIGEYRTLAGLPDEKRIFVLVDGMSAFREAYEYSKLSGLWDLFLQLATDGRPLGIHLVVTGDRPNSVPASLLASIQRRLVLRLSAEDDYLTMDVPKDVLGKASPPGRGLLGGHEVQLAVLGGNSNLALQAREVHKLSEAMLRQGVERAPRIERLPEQIDLDILPAGLPDLPVVGVDDETLQPATLMAKGPLLLSGPPGAGRTVALVTLAYALRRSNPGTELVYLAARKSAVASLPVWDRSLVGADDVEEAVAALTDHASANPGKVAIFIEGLTEFTGTLAESGIERLVAASIKADQWVVGESETSTWSSAWSLAQPFKSGRRGLLINPGDIDGDSLLNTSLGRVGGGFIPGRGYIIGRGKVRKLQIALPPENRQ
- a CDS encoding inositol monophosphatase family protein, with translation MTLDTASPLDVPGLLAVAKAAAAAGAMVLGERSNGALDSGTVANKGEAGDWVTAFDVAAEEAVRTAIRSARPGDAITGEEHGTTRPEQPTGLRWSIDPLDGTTNFIRNIVYYATSVAVADSDGVWLAGVVHAPALGRVYYASRGQGAWLEQDGKRVQLTGPVPGRTGQILSTGFSYDPEVRAEQFAALGSVVDGFADVRRLGSAALDLCMVADGTVDAFGERGLNEHDFAAGALVAEEAGCWVRRPRLTSPLEGGPSAEERLSAWTCAGTLEMSGRFPL
- a CDS encoding response regulator — encoded protein: MSEDFRVLIVDDDFHVAKLHAAYVDSVAGFLALPPAGSASLALQSIHSLRPDLVLLDVYLPDASGLDLLHQLDVDTMILSAASDAASLRTAFRRGALGYLLKPFTAESLSQQLRSYARYRRILGQPGSLDQDTVERAKRALIPGDVSPSAKPRSATEAAVLESLVPGEQYSAADVARRVGVSRATAQRYLSSLADDGAVEIQLRYGTTGRPEHRYGLPPQ